GACTTATAAATTCATGATTACTTGTAAGATTAATATTGGTAAATATCGAATCGTATGAGGCAACCCATTCTCCCAAAAGTACCCTTGCTTTATATGTTGGCATGTCTTTATAAATCTCTTCTTGGGTTTTAATAAATTCTTTTGATATTAGTTCATTATCATATGTTGTAAAGTTATATGTAGCATAAGTTTTTTTATTATCAATAAAATCAGTTTTAAAAAAATGTTCTGGACTGTCTGGATTTGTATCAAATATAATAGTTTCCATACCTACTCTAAGTCTCTTTAAACATTCTATTAATGTTTCTTTATGCAGTGTAGTTGCTTCATTAACGTAAATAAGAGCGGAATTACTTCCTCTAAACCTTTCAAAATCACTTGCCTTATCTCCACCATATAGATTGACTCTTAAGGAGTCTATTTCAAAATATGATGTATTAGAAAACTTTGGCGTAAAGGGTACTCTTAGCATGCTAGCAATCTTTTCAAACTGCCCTAAAACATTAATCTCTAATGATTTTTGGGAATTACCTAATATAAAATTATTGGTATCCTGCTTATAAAGATGTCTATTCTTAATGAGCATCTTTAGATATAAATAGCAAGCCAAGAATGTTTTACCACTGGCAATACCACCTGACAGGATAATTTTACTTCGATTATTATTCTCAATTAATTTTAAAACCTCACATTGTTTCTTAGTTAAATATGTCTTTTCAAACCCTCTAAAATCAATAACAGTTGCTTTCAGTTTAATTAAATCTGCTATATCAATACCAAATTCACGCTTGTATTCTTTTTGCATTTCCTTAAAAAGAGGTAGTTTATATATATCCATTTCCTAACCTTTAAATTTAAAATTTAGATCTCACATCAACATCAGTAGCTTTAAGCTTAAGCATTGTCTTATAATAAAGTGACATCTTCTTAAGTTCTCTTTCCCTTTTAAGTTCATCCAGTTTAAGTTTTAATTCTTCAAGCCTCTTACTCTCTTCATCTGAATGCGAAAGATTATTATCTCTAATTTTATTATCAAAACTTATAATCTTAGATTCTAATACTTCTATCTCGTGATTATGGGCTTTAAGTTCCAACTCTAAATAACGACTAAATGAATTTATAAATTCAATTCCCAACATGCTTCTGGCCATACTAAACTGACTTTTAAGATCACGCGCTTGGGCTGTACTTTGTGAAGCATGAATCAAAATATTAGTTAAAGTATCCTCACGAATAGTAAGCTTAGCAGTTTCTTTAACGTATTCAGGGTCATCCTTAACCTCTTCCCACTTGCGTCTCATCTTTCCTACATTAACACGACTTACTCCCAGCTCTTTTGCTATTTGTGCGTCATTAAGCCTGCCTTCTTTAAAATACACAACATAATCATCAAATGACTTCTTTACTCTTCTCATATCTCTTTAACCCTAGTCTAAATTAACAAAACTTAACAAAAACTAATATAAACTCTATAACAAAACAATCAACTTTACAAAAACAATTAAGACTTATAAATAATATAGATAGAATCCAAGAAAAAACCCTAGTATAGGTTATACTGTATCTAAAGATTAAAAAAGGAGAATATTATGAATAAACATATAATATTATTAATACTTTTCAGTGCATTATTCTTGTATTGTCGTAATGGGGATGAAACAACACAAAGGAAAGCTAATCATGAAACAATAAACGGGTTAACAGAAAATACAGGAACAACTCAAAAAACACCTGAGGAAACATTAAGAGACAAGTTAAATGCTATCGAAAAATCAAATCTAGATTTCTTAAAAGATGCTTTAAATGATAAGGAAAAGTTTAATCAACTTCTAAATCTAGATGAAGGAAAGATAAAAGCTGCACTTGAGCATATAAAGAATCAACTTGCAAATTGTAATGACGAACAAAAGAAAACTTTTAAACAAGTTTTACAAGGATACTTTGACACAATGAGCGATAATAAGTTAGATGAAATTCAAGCAAACGCAATCAGTGGTTGTCAAGCAGGTGGTTAAAAGCACCTCTTATAATCACAGATGAAAGTTAAGAAATAGTATTTAAGAAAGGAAGATTTAAAAGAGTAAAGCCACAAACAAAGATAAAGAAAACAAATAAGGAAAATAAACGAATAGGGATTGTTAGAAAAAATAGTAAAGATAAATAAATTAAACTGGTTACAAAAATGGTAAAAGAAGATAAAAAGTAAACAATTGGTTAACAAAGAGAAAGAGGTTAAATTTTAAAGAGCAATACGTACCATTGTAAAATGAAGATCCACTAAAAAGACAAATAGAGTATATGTAGAGGATATTTTCAAGTATTTGTTAAAGATAGGATAAAGTATACTAGAAATATTAACCTAACATATCAAAAAGTACCCTTTCTATCTACATAAAGTACCTTAGAGGGGGTATTTTATATACAATGAAGCGACGTTAGAATTGACTTACAATACAAGTATTTGCTAACATTTTTGTAACTAATTTTAAATATTTTTAAAATCTTTAGTTAACAATAAAATGCATGAAAAGGAACTCTTAACTAACAGTAATCTTAACTTTATAAATGAACTAATAAAGCAAAATGAATGCCTCAATGAAGAATTGTCACAACTTAAAAGTACACTTAAGAGTAAAAATAAAGCTTCAAAACAATCAAAAAACACTCCTGTAAGATTCTATCTAAATGACAAAACAACCAAACTAGTAAAAAAATGTATAAAAAAGCTTATACAAATCAACCCAATCTCTGGATGG
The sequence above is a segment of the Borrelia hermsii DAH genome. Coding sequences within it:
- a CDS encoding PBSX family phage terminase large subunit translates to MDIYKLPLFKEMQKEYKREFGIDIADLIKLKATVIDFRGFEKTYLTKKQCEVLKLIENNNRSKIILSGGIASGKTFLACYLYLKMLIKNRHLYKQDTNNFILGNSQKSLEINVLGQFEKIASMLRVPFTPKFSNTSYFEIDSLRVNLYGGDKASDFERFRGSNSALIYVNEATTLHKETLIECLKRLRVGMETIIFDTNPDSPEHFFKTDFIDNKKTYATYNFTTYDNELISKEFIKTQEEIYKDMPTYKARVLLGEWVASYDSIFTNINLTSNHEFISPIAYLDPAYSIGGDNTALCVLERVDQKYYAFIFQEKLPVSDPKVLNTIKTILTNLNVHTLYVEDRDDTSGHGNVTKTFLKLRAGMSHEFRIAPIKPISNKFTRIATLIGPFASSNLSILDYSSKSAIADIYKYKGDGKSADDSLDSLSAAYMLLTLGIRSLKAHFTKRRFL
- a CDS encoding DUF603 domain-containing protein, with protein sequence MRRVKKSFDDYVVYFKEGRLNDAQIAKELGVSRVNVGKMRRKWEEVKDDPEYVKETAKLTIREDTLTNILIHASQSTAQARDLKSQFSMARSMLGIEFINSFSRYLELELKAHNHEIEVLESKIISFDNKIRDNNLSHSDEESKRLEELKLKLDELKRERELKKMSLYYKTMLKLKATDVDVRSKF
- a CDS encoding Mlp family lipoprotein, with the protein product MNKHIILLILFSALFLYCRNGDETTQRKANHETINGLTENTGTTQKTPEETLRDKLNAIEKSNLDFLKDALNDKEKFNQLLNLDEGKIKAALEHIKNQLANCNDEQKKTFKQVLQGYFDTMSDNKLDEIQANAISGCQAGG